The Candidatus Aramenus sp. CH1 DNA segment ATTTGGTACTACATATCTCCTATGGGGATTCCCGGGTACTCCCAGTACGTGGTCTCTCCACTGTTCTTCATAGGCTGGTTACTCCTCGACATATTCACTTACACGGGAGGGATATGGATAGTATACCACTACTACATAGCTAGCAAGAGCTTGAAGGAGAAGCTTCCAGTCCCGCTAGTCTTTTTCCTCATGGTAACCCTAATGTTCATGATAGGTTATTCCGGAGTGACCGCTGCTGACGTATGGGATCTGCTTGCTTACGCTGGAGTTGTTGGGCTAAACCCAATAGCGAACCAAATAGCGTTCTGGATATTCGGTCACTCCGTAGTTTACATGGCATGGGTTCCGGCAGTAGGAGCGTTATACCTGCTAATCCCCACGTTAGCCAGCAAGCCACTCTACAGCGACAGGATGGGAAGAATTTCCGCCCTCCTCTACTTGATATTCTCCAACAACGTGCCCATACATCACTTGTACATGGTTAACTTGCCCGTAGTGATCAAGGTCATACAAGAGGTCTTAACGTATGCAGTAGTCATACCCTCAATGATGACTTTCCTCAACTTGTGGGCCACCGCCAAGGGGGCTAACGTTAACTGGAATGTGATAACGGCGTTCACTGCCCTTTCCTTCACTGGCGCAATAGCTGCCGGAGTGACCGGCATCGCTAATGCGACTATAGCTTTTGACTCAATAGTTCACAATGCCATGTGGGTAGTTGGTCACTTCCACGCAATGATCTTACTCTCCATAGTCCCAGCCGCAATGGCCGTCATATACTTCATGATACCCATGATGTCGGGAAGACAGTGGTACTCCGGTAAGTTGGCGTGGCTACACTTCATAGGCTATACGCTGGGCTCCGTACTGTTAATTATTGGGTTTGAACTGGAGGGCTTCTACGGCATAGTCAGGAGGGCTGAAATTTTCCCCAGGGTATCGGGTCTAGTGTTTGCAGAGAACTTAGCGACAGTGGGTGCACTTATAGCCGAGCTCGCAACTCTAGGCTGGTTCCTCAATCTAGTGTTGACTTTAGTCAAGGGAAGGACTGCTAGGCTTGAAGGGCTAGGACTAGGAGAACTAATAAATACTGTTGCAATGTCATTAAGTTGGGAGAGCACTGGAATGCCCAGCCTCTCTAATGTAAGCCTCAGTAGTAGACTAGTGAAGTCCCACAGGAAAGCCCTAGGTGCGGGGTGGGCAATAGGCATCGTCGGTGCCCTTCTAATAGTAATAAGCGTAATACCCTTAACCCTAGGGGGCGACATGTACAACGCCTTAATTGACGTGTGGCTGCTGATACTGACGATAGGGATTATTATGACCTCCGTATCAGTTCTGAAGGCGGCTAAAAGCATTTAATTTTTTTAATAAAAAGTTATAAAACCTTGTGAACTCTACTCTCGGATGGTAGGTGGTTTAGATGGACAAAAAGGAAAGATGGGAATTGATGTGGGTCGCGTTCGTAATAGTGCTTTTTGCCATAGTAATTGCGGGAACGCTCCCGTTGGACTTCCAAGTAGGTGGCGTGCCAAGCGTGTTGAGCGCTCTAAACAACAAGCCTAGCTCAGACATCGTAAACGTTCACATAACGTCATACCAGTACTTGTTCAAAGTACAAGAGACAGGTCCAGTAAACTCCAACATGATGGGGAGTCCCTTCTACTACAACGTCATAGTAGGTCACCCAGGGGAGTACTTGAACATCAGCATGAGTTCTGCTGACGTGACCTCAAACTTCTACTTCGCCGACTACAGCGACAGAGTAGTAACGGACCAAATTGTTCCAGGGTTGGTAGCGTACGACGTGTTACCTGTGCCAAACATTACCGGCGTATACACTTTCCTCGGAGGGGAATACAACGGGCCTTGGTTCAGCTACCAGGCAGGGTTGCTAATAGACATACCTTCCTCGGGCTACATCCCTGTGTCTGACCTCAGCCAGTACATATCTCAGACTCATACCTCCCAAACCAGCGCCCTCAGAGGTGACCCCTACAACCCGCCCATAGTTGTCCAGGACAACACCCTAACTCCAAGCTTCTACTTGCAGGGATCCAAGGAGGCTGTGTTTAACGACTCAGTTCCAGGGCCAACGCTAGTTGTTGAGAACGGGGACAACGTGACCATTAGCATGTACATCCCAGCAATAGCCAGCGAGCTAGACTACCTGTACAACTACACCCCTACCGGCACTGGCTACTTCGTAAAGAACGTAATGGTGGGCATTTACGCTGTATGGTGGAACGGAACTATCACTCCAGTAGCCGCGGCGCCCATCTCGTACAACACTACGATGACCTTCCACTTCACTGCAAACGCCCCAGCTTACTTGTACGGAATAGTGACCCCAGTGTACTACAACTACAACCCGCTAGACCTCTCATCTAAGATAGGCCCGCTAATTGGCGTCCAGAAGGGATACGTAATGGGATACTGGGGAGCAATCCTGGTGGTGAGCTGAAATGGTGAGCTTCTTCAAACTACTCGGAATAGGCTACGTGATGGCTATACTCCTGCTAGTTTGGGAACTTGTAGAGGAGACCCTCCACGGAGTGGCTGTGCAGTACACAGGGCTATTTACTGCAATGGCTTTCATAGGGTTTGTAGCCTTCTTCCTGTTCGTCTACTTCGCGCCACAGGAGGAGTCCCACCACTAAGGGAATATTTTTTTGAAGTTTTCCTCTATTTTTCTCTCTACTTCTTCCTGGTCTATTCCCTTCATCTCCGCTATCTTCTTTACTGCGTATACGACGTTACACGGTTCGTTCCTTGTTTCCTTCTCAACTCCAAGGAAAGGGGAGTCGGTCTCAGTTAACGCGTTCTCAAGGGGGACTTCCTTCGCTACAACTTGTCTAAACTTGTCCCTCACTATGACAGGGGGAAAGGAGATGAACCCTCCCAGGTCCACGAACTTTAGTGCGTCATTGACGCTCCCCTCATAGGCGTGAATGACGAACTTTACCTTGTAAGAGGGGAGGATAGACAGGAGGTCCCTGTTACCTCCTCTGCTGTGAATTATTACTGGGAGATTCCTCCTCTCGCCTTCCTCGAGGAACCTCTCCAACACTTGGACTTCCTCTCTCTTCAACTCCTCTTCCTTTACCCAGTAGTAGTCGAGCCCAACCTCGCTTATGGCTTTGGCCTTGTCAAGGAGCTTCAGAACCTCTTCTACTTCATTGCTCCTCTCTACGAACTCCGGGTGGAAACCCAGCGCTGGTACTAACCCGTACCTGCTGGAGAGCTCAATTACCCTTAAGTCACTCTCTAAGTCCACTCCAGCTTCTACAATCTTCACGTTGCACTTCGCCAATACCTTATCTCTATCCTGATCAAAGTCCTTCGTGTGAAGATGCGCGTGGATATCGATTAGCATAAAAAGAAAAAGAGGAGGACAGATAAAATTTATTTCCAGGGTTCCTTCATGAGCACTATCTTTACTGCGTTCTCGTTTTCGTCGTAAACTACTTTAACTAGGTCTCCTTCCTTTATCTGGAATTTTTGCCTTATCTTAGCCGGTATAGTAACTTGGTAGTTCCTGCTCACTTTTACTACTTCTTCCACGTTAGCCATATTAGTTCACTATGTTACCTATTTACTGTACCACTATTTAAATCTTTTTTTTCTATGAAAATTATAACTTGAAGCTTATAAGTGAGAAATTCTTCTACATGGAAAGAATTCTCACTTATATATAAAGTACGAGCGTAAAGTATTTTGTATAAAAGCTCATTTGAAAGGAAAAGTTGAAATCTAATCCTTTGACTACAAGAAAAAAATATATAAGTGAGAGTTTACATTCTTTATATGTGGTCAAAATGGAACAAACTCAGATTTCTGGTGCGAGGATAAAGCTTCCCTCTGGTAAGGACGCGGGTCTAGTGGACATACTGTCCTTTTGCTACGGCCTGTCTGAGACCGACGTGCAAGTGCTAATGGCGTTAATGAGGGGAGACGCTAGGGGGACCGAGGAGCTCGAGAGCGAACTGAAGCTGTCGAAGGCGTCCATCAACAGGAGCTTAAACAAGTTGCTCGAGATGGCCCTAGCAATGAGGATAAAGGAGCCCGGGAACAAGGCGGGCAGGCCGAGGTACCTGTACAAGTCAAAGGACTACGCAGAGCTCAAGAACAAGATCCTAGAGGACATAAAGGACTGCGCTACGAAGATGGCAGACCTAGTAAACCAGGAGTTTAAGCCTTGACGTACTTGAGGAGAAGCTCTTTTATTGCCCTGACGACGTTGTCCCAGCTGGAGTGGAGTTGGAGGAATTTTACAAGCCTCTCGTCGTTCATTAAGTCCTCTATTTCCTTTTCAGGTTTTCTCAGGAAGTCAAGGGCTTTCTCTGCCATCCCCCTTACGTCAAACTCCCTAACAAACGTCACTCCAGGAAGGTCACTGTAGACACTCTTGACAGTAGGTATATCGTAGGCCACTACTGGAGTTCCCAGAGCCAAGGACTCCAAGACCACAAGGGAAAAGCCGTCAACGTGGGATGGGTAAACTAGGACCTTAGCTCTACTGACGACGTCGATTAACTTCTTCCTCTCCACAAACCCCAAGTACTCTACGTGCAAGTTATACTTGTTTATCTTTTTCCAGAAGGCCCTCTCATTGTATTTATCGAAGAATTTCCCCATTAGTATCAACTTAGTCGGCCTACTGGAGTTTATAACCTTCATAACCTCGGGGATTTCTTGTATTCCCTTATCCTGGTTAAGCCTGCTCCAAAAGACGATGTAGTCCTCCTTTCCTTTATTTCTATAGGCTAGGAGCTCCGGCTCAAACGCGTTTCCCGGCCTTAACACTTCCCCCTCTATCCCCGTCCAAGCTAGACTACCTTCGCTTACTGACGCTATAAACGTCGGCTTGTGCGACCTTAACAACTTGGAGTACTTTGGCTTTGCCACTAGCTCGTTAAAGAGGAACCTAGTGTAGAACCCCTTTTTAGTGGAGGGGTTGAACCTATAGAACTTCCAAAGCCTCCTTAAGTACTCCAGGGAATTGGCGTAAAAGAGTGGCTCGTGGATGGTTAGGCCAAATCTCTGTTTTTCGCCAAAGAAAAATACGTCCAGAGAGGTGTGGTCTGGCTCATAGAGGAAGTCCACGTCAACGTTAAAGTTCTTTACGTATTCTGCTGAAGTTTTCTCTTGAAATAATAACCTCTGGATTCGTGTTACCTTGTACTTTTCAGCCTGGTCAAGGAGGCGGTAGAAGTCGTCAGCTACCTTAATCCCCCTAGTTTCTAGTTCCTTGGCCCTCTTCAAGATGTCATCTTTGTCGAACCTAAACGCCGTCCTAGGGGGGTACAAAACAACCTTAAACTCCTTGGCTAGCCTAGTCGTTACCTCGTATGCGTGGACAGCCCCACCTCCCCCGAACCTCGAAGACAAGAAGTTGTCGTAAACTATTCCGAGTTTCACGGTGAACCAACGCTCCGTTACTACTTCTCAGCCACTCTCTTCCCTTCTCCTTCCCTTGAGGTAAGCGTAGACGAGCCCGTAAGGAAGGGATACCGCCAACGCCAACCCAGGGATCAAGTTGTAAAAGAACTTCCTCACGTCCCGGTAGTACCTTATACCAAGTACGACAAGAGGCACGTAACCCAGCAGGACTGGGTAAAAGAAAACCCCCGCTATGCCCAGCAAGTAGTACATGCCGTAATAACCGTAACCCGTGAGGAAGGTGACGTCTGTCATCCCATCTAACACCAGCATCATGTCGTACTTTGACCTCCAGAGGTTCCTCTTGGCCTCCTCCAAGGAAGAGGTGAGGTCTTCCCTAGAGTGGACCTTGTTTAGGTGGAGGCACCTCCCCTCAGTGGGCCCAACCCTGAAGCCCACTTTCTTTAACTTGGAGTAAACCCACACATCCTCGTCCCTCTCGTACCTTTCGTCGAACATCCCCACCTTCCTTAGGGCTTCTAAGTCCAACGCTGCGCAACCTAAGTTCGGGTTTTCCTCCCCAGGGGAAAGCGGAACGTCAATTTCCTCTTCTGAATAGGCGTAGTGCATCCAAGTAAAGGCGAAGCCCCTCTTAAGGGAGCTTTCCATTTTCTCCGCCCCTTTTTCCGGGAGGACTACGTCGCTGTCCAGGAAGATCACAAACCTGTCAGAGGCGTACTTGAGCATCTCGTTCCTCAGCTTTGCCATGTTCACCCTCTTTAGCCTGGGTGCCTTTACGTGCTTCACGTTGTACTTGTTTATTAACGCTGACAAGTCCTCCCTCTCCGAGTTGTCGTAGACCACTACTCTCCCCTGCTTCACCGCTGACGATATGGCCTTCTCTACCCAGTCAGCCCTGTCCTTTGGCCCCACTGGAATTAATATCTCCACCACAACTCTATACTCGTGAGTCAAGGTAAAAAAGTAGCAGTCGTTGCCCACGGATACGGGGCTATGAGGGGGTACAGCGGAGAGGGCAAAGTTTACCTAGAGGGGATCTCCGCCCTAAAGGAAAGGGGGGTAGAGTACGTGATAGTATCCTTCTCAAAGCCTAAGGAAGGCAACAGCGCCTATTTCCTCCCGTTTAGGGTGAGGAGGTTTGACAAGTACCAGAGGCTCCTTGTCTGGTTTCCCGCGAGGAAGCTGAGGCCGTCCCTTTACCTCAACTTGTCCGGTGTTCCCGTTCCGTTGTCTAAGGTAGCCCCCCACGTAATCTACGCTGGAGGTCCGGCAATAGCTTCAGCGCCGACAAAGTACTCCAAGTCGCTCTTTTGGAAGCTTTACCTTCTCCCCTTTAAGTCCATAGCTAAGAGGCTGACTGAGGAAGCTAGAAGGGCTTACATCATAGCCAACTCCTGGTACTCAGTCAAGCTGATAAAGGAGGCCTACGGGGCGGAAGCCAAGAAGGTCATTTACCCTCCAGTGGACGTGGAGTTCTACAGGAATGCCTTTTCCGAGAGCAAAGAGCCGTTCTTCCTCTCCATAGGTAGAATAGAGAGGGGGAAGAGCCTGGAGAACGCAGTGAGGCTCTCTGCGATCTCCGGGATAAAGGGGGTTATCGTTGGCTCCCTTGGCGACAAGGGATACCTCAACCACTTGAGGGAGCTCTCAGGGAAGCTAAGGGCCCCGGTGGAGTTCCTACCGAACCTATCAAGGGAGGAGTTGCTCGAGGTAATGAAGAGGGCCTCAGTCTACTTCCACCCCACCGTGGGGGAGCACTTCGGCATTCCCATAGTTGAGGCCATGTCTGCTGGACTTATCCCAATAGTGCCAAAGGAAAGCGGTGGACAAGAGGTAGTACCGGAGTTCTCCTATACGACCTTGGAGGAGGCCTCAAGCCTGCTGAAGCAGGTTCTGAACGTAGACGCCGAGCTGAGGAGGGAGATGTCGAAAAGGGCGGAAGACTTTTCCTCGGCCAAGTTCAGGTCGAGGCTCTACGACGAGGTCTCAAAGTTTCTCTAGTTCCCTGTTCAATTCCTCTCCTAATTTCCTTCTCTTCTGCACGAGCTCACTCCTACTGTATATTACCCCATCAGCTATCGTAGCCACAAGTGCATCCTGCCCCGCGTAATACACTATGTTTGAGAGCAGTCTGTCCCTAGTAAGCGGGTAGAGGAGAGACGCGTCAAAGAGAACCATGTCAGCCACGTATCCGTTTTCCAGTAACCCTCCTCTTATCCCAAGTAGCTTGTAGCCGTTCACTGTGGCGGCCTTAAACGCATGTATGGCCTTTATCCTTGTATCCCAGTAATTATGCCTTTGGAGGAGAACGGCGGTCTTCATCTCCGCCAGGATGTCCAAGCTGTTGTTGCTTGAGGCTCCATCTGTCCCAAGTGTCACGTTTATTCCTCCCTCCATCATCTCGAAAAAGGGGAATGTACCAGCAGTGGCTAGCTTCATGTTAGAGGTCGGGCAGTGCGTTGTCGCCCTAGCCTTCTTAAGTTCCTCGATTTCCCAGCTGGCCACCCAGCCCAAGTGAACTGCGTTAACTAGCGACGTTAAGCCAAGGTCTCGCAAGTATTCTACAGGAAACCTGCCTGTCCTCCTCTTCACGTCATAGATCTCCTTCCTAGTCTCAGATACGTGGATGTGGATCCAAGTGCCCTCGCTCTCAGCCAATTCTTTCGCCAGCTTTAACGTATTCTCCCCGACAGCGTAAATCGAGTGGACGTTAACGATTGCCTTGAAGTGCTTAGAGTCTCGGAGTCTCCCTTGCCTCCTTGCGACCTCCTCTGGATCTAACATGGAGTCCAGAAAGGTATGCCCTGCAAAGGCCCTCACCTTGTACTTCTCAGCCAACTCCTTGATGTCCTCCGGGTTAAAGTACATGTCCACAAAAGCAGTAGTACCAGAGGACAACATCTCCAGAACCGCTATCTCGCTCCCCAGCCTCATTAGTCTACTCGGCATTCGCTTCTCGAAGTCCCACATCCTCTGCAACCATTCCTGTAATTCAGAGTCGTCGTAGTAGCCCCTCATGGCTATCATGGCAGTATGCGTATGGGAGTTGACAAAGCCCGGAGTTACTACAAGGTTGCTGCAGTCTACCTCATCCCCCTCTCTAGAGTTCCCTACGTCCTTTATAACTCCGTCCTCCACGACCACGTTCACGTTTTCCTTGATGCCTCTGGAGTCTAGGACGAACTTGCACTTCACAAGAGTATACGTCTTATTACGAACTTCCACTCGAACTCTCCTACTTTTACCTTTTCTCCCTCCACCTTTAGCTTTTTCTTGAAGAGGGGAGCATTAACCACGAACGTCTCAGCTTCCCCTCCCTCAAAGGCCGGGTTGAAGCCGTACTTCTTCGCTGAGAAGATTATCCTCTCAACGTCATCCTCGTCCACTTCCTTGCCCACTAGGTCAAAGGGGAAGCCGTAGGCTGAGGCCGAAGTTATAATGAAAGAAAAGCCCTCCCTCACTATTCCCCTCATGTACTCTTCCTGGTTCTTCCTCCAGAGGGGTGAGTAAGTCTTGAGCCCTACCTCCTCGGCTATTAAGTTTACGTTAAGCCTTTGGTAGTCTGAGAGGAGTGCCCCAGTTACTATTCCCTCTGCGCCCATCCCCTTGGCCTTCAGGAAAGCGTGTCTTAAGTCGTCTAGCTCTTTGTCCTTTTCCCCAGAAGTCTTCTGAAAGAAGTGGGAAAAGCCCATCACTTCGCTCTGGTATCTAGCGAACTGGACATTGGGGTGCTGAAACATCCACGAGTCCTCCCTCTCAGGCAACATGGTTATTAGGCATACTACCCTGAACCCCTTCATTACAGCCCAGTGGAGGGCGTAAGTGCTGTCCTTTCCTCCGGAAAAGAGGGCACAGATCCTCATAGCTCGTAACAGTAGATGGTATGCTCAGTCCAGCCAAGGAGTCCCATTGCCTTTACCCTCCTCGTCTCCTTTAGCCTCAGTTTTTCGAAGACAAAGTCGTGGCTGACTACCCTAAGTCCCTTCCTGCCCAGCTTGAGTATTTTCTCCTGGATTATCTCGTTGGTCCTAGTGGAGAGGTACGCGGTTATGACTGTCACCCTCGGGATTAGCACTTCCAAGAGTAGAACCATGTCCCCGCAGACGACTTCAACGTCTAGATCCCTTGCCTCTAAGCATAGGTCGTTGTTTATTTCCACCCCTATTGCCGTCCTTACGTGGAAATGCTTTTTTGCCGTCTTTATTATCCTGCCGTCTCCACAGCCTAGGTCGAGTAACACGTCGTCTTTGCTGAGGTTAGCACACTTTAGCATTTCCTCCACAACTTCCGGCGGTGAAGGTACAAATGGTACTAGCAAGGTCACTTACCTACTATCATAACCTGCCTCTCACCTAAATATTATTCTCGACTTAGTAAATACCCTGCATCTCCTCCCTAGGTCACTCACGGTGTTAATGTTCCTAAGGGAGAGGAGGTTTGGGTCGACAAACGCTATTTCCTCTGTGCCCACTAGGTACACGCTCCTAGCGATTTCTATCAGATCCATAAGCCTACCCACGTTGTAACGTTTTATTAGCTCCGCCTTGTAGCACCCGAGGAGGGGCTGGGGCTCCTCTGTTATTGGCATGGAGACGTCGAAGTCCTTAGCGCATATTAGGTCGGCTACCTCTTTCTTTATAAAAGGAAAATCGCACCCCGTTACGAATACCTTTTCCCTCTCCAGGAACGGTATTGCGAGCTTCAACGCGTACCCTGGCCCCCTTCTCTCCCTGTCCTCAACGAAGACGTGGTCTACCCTGAGCCTCCTGTCAACGTGGGAGACCACTATGGGGCGGTCGAAGACCTTGGCCACCCTCTCTATCATCCTCTTCCCTGAAATGCAGAACTCGCACTTGTCGCTGCCGAACCTCTTCGAGAAACCACCGGACAAGATAACGGCGTCATAGGAGTCTCTGTACAATAACCTTGTCACCTTTCCTATACGTAACCCCTCTCTTGAGAACCCCAAAAGCGTTAGCCTTATTTATTTCGTTGTATAGCCCTACTCCCCACCTCAGTGGAAACGCCTTACCGCCGTCAACGTAGAAGAGGTAGACTGAGTCCATCCTGTGGTTCACCTCAACGTCGATTGCCAGCTCCACCTGTTCGTACCTCCTGACCTCGACGCCGAGGAACCGGGAGATCAGCCCAAGCCCGTACTCGTGGAAGGAAGTCACTGCCGAGACCACTTGGCCTGGCAGGACCAAAACTGGCTTTCCCTGTATTAACCCTACTCCTCCTCTCTTTATTACGTTAACTGAGACGCCCTCAAACAGCAGCTGTCCCATCCTCTCTATAACCCTCTTCACGTAGTCCTTCTCTCCCATCGACGATCCCCCGATGGAGATTACAAAGTCGTGTTCTATCGCCATCTTCATCATCTCGACAACGCTGTCTTCCCTGTCCCTAGCCACCCCTAGGTAGATTGGCCTCCCAAAACGCCTAAGCAAGGGGAAGAGTATGGGCGAGATAGAGTCCGGTGTGCCTTCGCCCTCTTTTCCCATTTCAACTATCTCGTCCCCGTTGGCGAACACAGCAAAGGACAAGTCAAGAACCCTTAGCCTTTTCTTTCTCTGGTAAGACAAGATGCCTAGGTGGTACGGCCTAACTTCCTCTCCCCTCCTGATGATCAGTTCTCCCTTCTTGACGTTGTCCCCCTTCCTTATGATGTCCTTTCCTTCGAAGGTCTTTTCCCCTACCTCCAAGTAGTCGTCAACCACCTTTACTCCCTCAACCCTTACAACGCAGTTCGCTCCCTCGGGGATTGGGGCACCAGTAGTCACGTAGTACGCCTCTCCTTCCTTGAGCTTTGGAACCTCCTTGGTTGAGGGGTATACCTTGCCCGCTATCTTCAGCCTTTTTCCCGAGTCTTTGACGTTTATCGCAAAGCCGTCCATGGCCGAAATGTTCGTTGCTGGGATGTCTAACTCGCTGTAGACGTCCTCAACTACCACTCTTCCAACGGCCTCAAGTAGGTCTACCTCAGCTACCTTAGGCGTGAAGAACAAGGCCTCGATCTTTTTCCTCGCTTCCTCTAATGGGATAAGCATCATTAATAAGTCCTCAAAGAAATATATATGGTCTGCATATTCCAAGTGATAGGTAAGAAGGACACTGGAAAGACGAAGGCCATAGAGCTTGCCACCAAGATGTTGACGCAGAAGGGCCTCTTCGTTGCTACAGTGAAGCATTCACATCACGTGATAAACCCCGAGAACAAGGACACATCCAGGTTTATGAGGGCAGGAGCAAAGGTGGTGCTCTTCCACAGCAACGACTGCGCTATCTTCTTTCCCTGCTTTGATTACCTAAGGCTACTCCCAGCTGACGTGGTCATGATTGAGGGGTTTAAGGACTTGAACTTGGGAAAGAAGTTCGAGATAACTAAGGTAGAGGAGGCTGAGGAGATAGCGAGGCGGATAGTGAAGGAGGCTGAGGAATGCGCGCAAGAAGTTAAGATGGAGGTAAACGGGAGAAAAGCTGAGAGGAGTTTCGAGAACTTGATAATATTTAATTTGATGAGGTCTCTCAACATTAGGGAGGTCAAACTAGTTGATTGAAGGTTCGGAAGTAGTGTCACTAGAGTGCAGCGCCTCAGCGCTTGACGCCATGTTTTTCATGAAGAGTCGAAACATAAGGAGAGTAGTTATAACGTGTGATGGGAAGCCCGCTGGCTTATTTACTGTGGATGAGGCACTTAGACAAATACTCTTCTCCACGGAGACTAGGCTAAGGGACGTCAAGCTAAAGCCCTTGGTCTACGTTAAGGCCAACGAGCCAAGGGAGATAGCGACTGCGATGGTTAAGAACAACGTTGACGCAGTGCTCTACAAGGACACAATAGTCACCGAAAAAGACGTGGTCTTCTCGATGTCTTGGGGAAGTGAGAAGGTATCATTATTGGCCAGGTCTGCCATTACCGTGGAGAGCTTCACTAGCGTCTCCACGGCTATCGAGATAATGACTACTCACTCCATAAGGCACTTGCCAGTAGTGGAGAAGGAGCCTAGGGGAATGATATCTGCTAGGGACATAGTTTACTTTTACGTGGATAAGCTAGAGGTCGACGTATCAGTATCTCAAGTAATGTCCCCGGGACTAGTTGCCGTTGACGAGGGGTCCACTTTAAATAGAGCTGTAAATTTAATGAAAAACAAAAACATTGGGAGCCTTTATGTTAACGGAAAAAAGATAATTACTTTAAAGGACTTCATCAAATATTTGGCTAATGTCTGAAATTCTCGACATGTTCGCCTGCCCAATCGACGGTACGAAGATTGACGCTAACCTAACCTGTGAGAAGGGACATAGATTTTCGTACATAGACGGCATTTACGACTTTTTGGGCAAAGAAGTGAAGACTCACGACGTCTTGGAAAAGGTTACGCCCATATACGAGAACGTGTGGGCCCCCCTAGGCTTCTTAATCACTGCAGGGAGGACTTACTCCTCGATTATGGAAGAGGCGGGGAATTACGTCAGCGGGAAGGTCGTTCTGGATGTGGGCACAGGTACTGGAAAGCTTTTCGACTACGCCGGTTGCGAGAGATGCGTAGGACTAGACATATCAACCAAGTTTCTGAGGGCTATGCTCTCTAAGAGGTCCAAAGTGATCGCTGTGAAAGGGGACGCAAGGAAGCTTCCCTTCAAAGCAGAGGTGTTTGACGGAGTAGCGTCGCTGTTTGTTTTACACATGTTGGATAATCCGTCCTTAGCAGTCCACGAGATTTCGAGGGTGATGAAGAGGGAGGCGCGTTGCGCTATAGGGATATTAACCAGCGGAAACTTCATAGCATCCATTTTGGGCAAGTGGTGGAAAATCAGCCTAAAGCACAGGGACTTCTACCTTTCCTCGATCAAGGAGGCGGGCCTTGAATTAGAGGACAGCA contains these protein-coding regions:
- a CDS encoding amidohydrolase gives rise to the protein MEVRNKTYTLVKCKFVLDSRGIKENVNVVVEDGVIKDVGNSREGDEVDCSNLVVTPGFVNSHTHTAMIAMRGYYDDSELQEWLQRMWDFEKRMPSRLMRLGSEIAVLEMLSSGTTAFVDMYFNPEDIKELAEKYKVRAFAGHTFLDSMLDPEEVARRQGRLRDSKHFKAIVNVHSIYAVGENTLKLAKELAESEGTWIHIHVSETRKEIYDVKRRTGRFPVEYLRDLGLTSLVNAVHLGWVASWEIEELKKARATTHCPTSNMKLATAGTFPFFEMMEGGINVTLGTDGASSNNSLDILAEMKTAVLLQRHNYWDTRIKAIHAFKAATVNGYKLLGIRGGLLENGYVADMVLFDASLLYPLTRDRLLSNIVYYAGQDALVATIADGVIYSRSELVQKRRKLGEELNRELEKL
- a CDS encoding CBS domain-containing protein, producing the protein MIEGSEVVSLECSASALDAMFFMKSRNIRRVVITCDGKPAGLFTVDEALRQILFSTETRLRDVKLKPLVYVKANEPREIATAMVKNNVDAVLYKDTIVTEKDVVFSMSWGSEKVSLLARSAITVESFTSVSTAIEIMTTHSIRHLPVVEKEPRGMISARDIVYFYVDKLEVDVSVSQVMSPGLVAVDEGSTLNRAVNLMKNKNIGSLYVNGKKIITLKDFIKYLANV
- a CDS encoding NTP transferase domain-containing protein, with protein sequence MYRDSYDAVILSGGFSKRFGSDKCEFCISGKRMIERVAKVFDRPIVVSHVDRRLRVDHVFVEDRERRGPGYALKLAIPFLEREKVFVTGCDFPFIKKEVADLICAKDFDVSMPITEEPQPLLGCYKAELIKRYNVGRLMDLIEIARSVYLVGTEEIAFVDPNLLSLRNINTVSDLGRRCRVFTKSRIIFR
- the mobB gene encoding molybdopterin-guanine dinucleotide biosynthesis protein B, producing the protein MVCIFQVIGKKDTGKTKAIELATKMLTQKGLFVATVKHSHHVINPENKDTSRFMRAGAKVVLFHSNDCAIFFPCFDYLRLLPADVVMIEGFKDLNLGKKFEITKVEEAEEIARRIVKEAEECAQEVKMEVNGRKAERSFENLIIFNLMRSLNIREVKLVD
- a CDS encoding class I SAM-dependent methyltransferase codes for the protein MSEILDMFACPIDGTKIDANLTCEKGHRFSYIDGIYDFLGKEVKTHDVLEKVTPIYENVWAPLGFLITAGRTYSSIMEEAGNYVSGKVVLDVGTGTGKLFDYAGCERCVGLDISTKFLRAMLSKRSKVIAVKGDARKLPFKAEVFDGVASLFVLHMLDNPSLAVHEISRVMKREARCAIGILTSGNFIASILGKWWKISLKHRDFYLSSIKEAGLELEDSKRMGPWLLLKCKKSGHF
- a CDS encoding molybdopterin molybdotransferase MoeA; this encodes MMLIPLEEARKKIEALFFTPKVAEVDLLEAVGRVVVEDVYSELDIPATNISAMDGFAINVKDSGKRLKIAGKVYPSTKEVPKLKEGEAYYVTTGAPIPEGANCVVRVEGVKVVDDYLEVGEKTFEGKDIIRKGDNVKKGELIIRRGEEVRPYHLGILSYQRKKRLRVLDLSFAVFANGDEIVEMGKEGEGTPDSISPILFPLLRRFGRPIYLGVARDREDSVVEMMKMAIEHDFVISIGGSSMGEKDYVKRVIERMGQLLFEGVSVNVIKRGGVGLIQGKPVLVLPGQVVSAVTSFHEYGLGLISRFLGVEVRRYEQVELAIDVEVNHRMDSVYLFYVDGGKAFPLRWGVGLYNEINKANAFGVLKRGVTYRKGDKVIVQRLL
- a CDS encoding diphthine--ammonia ligase, encoding MRICALFSGGKDSTYALHWAVMKGFRVVCLITMLPEREDSWMFQHPNVQFARYQSEVMGFSHFFQKTSGEKDKELDDLRHAFLKAKGMGAEGIVTGALLSDYQRLNVNLIAEEVGLKTYSPLWRKNQEEYMRGIVREGFSFIITSASAYGFPFDLVGKEVDEDDVERIIFSAKKYGFNPAFEGGEAETFVVNAPLFKKKLKVEGEKVKVGEFEWKFVIRRILL
- a CDS encoding glycosyltransferase family 4 protein codes for the protein MSQGKKVAVVAHGYGAMRGYSGEGKVYLEGISALKERGVEYVIVSFSKPKEGNSAYFLPFRVRRFDKYQRLLVWFPARKLRPSLYLNLSGVPVPLSKVAPHVIYAGGPAIASAPTKYSKSLFWKLYLLPFKSIAKRLTEEARRAYIIANSWYSVKLIKEAYGAEAKKVIYPPVDVEFYRNAFSESKEPFFLSIGRIERGKSLENAVRLSAISGIKGVIVGSLGDKGYLNHLRELSGKLRAPVEFLPNLSREELLEVMKRASVYFHPTVGEHFGIPIVEAMSAGLIPIVPKESGGQEVVPEFSYTTLEEASSLLKQVLNVDAELRREMSKRAEDFSSAKFRSRLYDEVSKFL